In Chaetodon auriga isolate fChaAug3 chromosome 7, fChaAug3.hap1, whole genome shotgun sequence, a genomic segment contains:
- the nmd3 gene encoding 60S ribosomal export protein NMD3: MEYMQAPATSSQGNILCCTCGIPIPPNPANMCVACLRTQVDISEGIPKQVTVHFCKQCERYLQPPATWVQCALESRELLALCLKKIKSSMTKVRLIDAGFLWTEPHSKRIKMKVTIQKEVMNGAILQQVFVVEFVIQYQMCDDCHRVEAKDFWKAVVQVRQKTVHKKTFYYLEQLILKHKLHQNALNIKEIHEGVDFYYGSKQHAQKMVDFLQCTVPCRSKTSQRLISHDIHSNTYNYKSTFSMEIVPVCKDNVVCLSPRLAQSLGNMGQVCVCVRVTSTIHLIDPNTLQIAEVDGSTYWRDPFNSLYNPRQLEEFIVMDTDIIRDQKLGAGAGMRSNKHTLAEVWVQKTSEMDTSQQYHCRTFLGHLLNIGDLVLGFDFANSNINDEYLNKMNPHHVPDVVLIKKSYDRSRRVKRRNWKLQEMAKDREGMDTDDERQYQDFLEDLEEDEALRKNVNIYRDASKIPVESDTDDDGAPRISLAEMLEELSLTDATGEEGADMMTD; this comes from the exons ATGGAGTACATGCAAGCTCCTGCCACAAGCAGCCAGGGGAACAt cCTGTGCTGTACCTGTGGTATCCCCATTCCTCCCAACCCGGCCAACATGTGTGTAGCCTGCCTGCGCACTCAGGTGGACATCTCAGAGGGAATCCCCAAGCAAGTCACAGTGCACTTCTGCAAACAGTGTGAAAG GTACTTACAGCCTCCAGCCACCTGGGTGCAGTGTGCCTTGGAGTCCAGGGAGCTGCTGGCCCTTTGCCTGAAAAAAATCAAGAGCTCTATGACCAAA GTGCGTCTCATTGATGCTGGCTTCCTTTGGACTGAGCCGCATTCCAAACGGATTAAGATGAAAGTGACCATCCAGAAAGAG GTGATGAATGGCGCTATCCTACAGCAGGTGTTTGTGGTCGAGTTTGTCATCCAGTACCAGATGTGTGACGACTGCCACCGTGTGGAAGCCAAGGACTTCTGGAAGGCTGTGGTTCAAGTTAGGCAGAAG acTGTTCATAAAAAAACATTCTACTATCTAGAGCAGCTGATTCTCAAGCACAAACTCCACCAGAATGCCCTCAACATCAAAGAAATCCACG AGGGGGTTGATTTCTACTATGGCTCCAAGCAGCACGCTCAGAAGATGGTCGACTTCCTCCAGTGCACCGTGCCCTGCAG GTCAAAGACGTCCCAGCGCCTCATCTCTCACGACATCCATTCAAACACGTACAACTACAAGAGCACCTTCTCCATGGAGATCGTGCCCGTCTGCAAG GACAACGTCGTGTGCCTTTCCCCGCGGCTGGCGCAGAGCCTGGGAAACATGGGTCAGGTGTGCGTGTGCGTCCGTGTCACCAGCACCATCCACCTCATCGATCCCAACACGCTGCAGA TTGCTGAGGTGGACGGGAGCACGTACTGGCGCGACCCCTTCAACAGCCTCTATAACCCACGGCAGCTGGAGGAGTTCATCGTTATGGacactgacatcatcagagaCCAGAAGCTGGGTGCTGGAGCCGGCATGAGGTCcaataag cacaCCCTGGCTGAGGTGTGGGTTCAGAAAACATCAGAGATGGACACCAGTCAGCAGTATCACTGCCGTACCTTCCTGGGCCACCTGCTGAACATCGGAGACCTGGTGCTGGG GTTTGACTTTGCCAATTCTAACATCAATGATGAGTACCTGAATAAGATGAACCCTCACCACGTTCCTGATGTG GTGCTGATCAAGAAGAGCTACGACCGCTCCAGGAGGGTGAAGCGCAGGAACTGGAAGCTGCAGGAGATGGCCAAAGACCGTGAGGGCATGGACACAGATGATGAGAG acAATACCAGGACTTCCTGGAGGACCTGGAGGAAGATGAGGCTCTGAGGAAGAACGTTAACATCTACAGAG ATGCGTCAAAGATCCCCGTGGAGAGCGACACTGATGATGACGGAGCACCACGAATCTCTCTGGCAGAGATGCTGGAAGAGCTGAGCCTAACAGATGCAACAGGAGAAGAGGGGGCCGACATGATGACAGACTAG
- the sptssb gene encoding serine palmitoyltransferase small subunit B isoform X1, translating to MICEPACEMNFKNFREYLAWLYYQYLLITGIYVLEPWEKSIFNSILFSAIAMVVYTSYVFVPIHVRLALEFFSGIFGGQPESTMALMN from the exons ATGATCTGTGAGCCAG CTTGCGAGATGAACTTCAAGAACTTTAGGGAGTACCTGGCTTGGCTATACTACCAGTACCTGCTCATCACCGGCATCTACGTCCTGGAGCCCTGGGAAAAGTCCATCTTCAACTCCATCCTCTTCTCCGCCATCGCCATGGTGGTCTACACCTCATATGTCTTTGTGCCCATCCACGTGCGCCTCGCACTGGAGTTTTTTTCTGGGATCTTTGGCGGCCAGCCTGAGAGCACCATGGCGCTCATGAActaa
- the sptssb gene encoding serine palmitoyltransferase small subunit B isoform X2, with protein sequence MNFKNFREYLAWLYYQYLLITGIYVLEPWEKSIFNSILFSAIAMVVYTSYVFVPIHVRLALEFFSGIFGGQPESTMALMN encoded by the coding sequence ATGAACTTCAAGAACTTTAGGGAGTACCTGGCTTGGCTATACTACCAGTACCTGCTCATCACCGGCATCTACGTCCTGGAGCCCTGGGAAAAGTCCATCTTCAACTCCATCCTCTTCTCCGCCATCGCCATGGTGGTCTACACCTCATATGTCTTTGTGCCCATCCACGTGCGCCTCGCACTGGAGTTTTTTTCTGGGATCTTTGGCGGCCAGCCTGAGAGCACCATGGCGCTCATGAActaa